A single genomic interval of Bacteroidota bacterium harbors:
- a CDS encoding VTT domain-containing protein — MESIYEFMRQLVNPESIIQYGGIYLLLFVVFAETGLFVGFFLPGDSLLFTAGLLCATRVLQIHIVFLVLLIILGAVLGNISGYAFGKRVGIRLFKRESTLFFKQKHLISARKFYSKYGGKTIFFCRFLPVVRTFAPIVAGIVKLDYRKFLFYNLLGATCWVCSLVLCGYFLGIYVPEVKFYLEYIIIFLIVITSIPLIISSLKKKHKLAL; from the coding sequence ATGGAAAGCATTTATGAATTTATGAGGCAATTGGTGAATCCGGAAAGTATCATTCAATATGGAGGAATTTACCTGCTTCTGTTTGTGGTTTTTGCGGAAACCGGTTTGTTCGTCGGATTTTTCCTTCCCGGTGATTCCTTGTTGTTTACGGCTGGTCTGTTATGCGCTACCCGTGTATTGCAGATTCATATTGTTTTTTTAGTCTTGCTGATAATTCTTGGGGCTGTTCTAGGGAATATATCGGGTTATGCATTTGGGAAAAGGGTAGGTATACGTCTCTTTAAAAGGGAATCCACACTTTTTTTCAAACAGAAGCATCTGATTTCTGCCCGGAAATTTTATTCAAAATATGGGGGCAAAACCATTTTCTTTTGTCGTTTTTTGCCGGTAGTAAGAACATTTGCGCCCATTGTTGCAGGAATCGTGAAATTGGATTACCGGAAATTTCTTTTCTATAATCTGCTGGGGGCAACATGCTGGGTTTGTTCTCTGGTTCTCTGTGGTTATTTTCTGGGAATTTATGTACCCGAGGTGAAATTTTACCTGGAATACATTATTATTTTTCTAATTGTTATTACTTCTATCCCCTTAATTATATCTTCCTTGAAGAAAAAACATAAGTTAGCCCTATAA
- a CDS encoding response regulator transcription factor, whose translation MSKELKYRILLVDDETDILEFVSYNLRKEGYEVSTATNGKDAIEEVKKMNPHLIILDIMMPEMDGIETCEKIRSSNLENQPLIAFLTARGENYSQVVGFEAGADDYIIKPINPKVLISRIKALLKRYSGEFNSSAVNKEKEDMPSDNIVIDKERFVVINKGKELLLTKKEFDLLSLLASHPEKVYKREEIFQQLWGDDIIVSDRNIDVHVRRLREKIGEEHIVTLKGVGYKYIE comes from the coding sequence ATGTCTAAAGAACTAAAATATAGAATTTTGCTCGTTGATGACGAAACGGATATCCTGGAGTTCGTTTCTTACAATTTAAGAAAAGAAGGCTACGAAGTCAGTACAGCCACTAACGGGAAAGATGCGATAGAGGAAGTAAAAAAAATGAATCCTCATCTGATCATCCTGGACATCATGATGCCCGAAATGGATGGCATAGAAACTTGCGAGAAAATCCGGAGCAGCAACCTTGAAAACCAGCCATTGATTGCATTTCTGACGGCCAGGGGAGAAAATTACTCGCAGGTCGTTGGTTTTGAGGCCGGAGCCGACGATTATATTATTAAACCCATTAATCCGAAAGTTCTAATAAGCAGGATCAAAGCCCTGCTAAAAAGATACTCGGGAGAGTTCAATTCTTCCGCAGTAAACAAAGAGAAAGAGGACATGCCATCAGACAATATTGTTATTGACAAGGAAAGGTTTGTCGTCATCAATAAAGGCAAGGAATTATTACTTACGAAAAAAGAATTCGATCTTTTATCACTTTTAGCGTCCCACCCCGAAAAAGTATATAAACGTGAAGAAATATTTCAACAACTCTGGGGCGATGATATTATCGTAAGCGACAGGAATATCGATGTGCATGTCCGCAGGTTAAGGGAAAAAATCGGGGAAGAGCATATTGTAACCCTTAAAGGAGTAGGATATAAATATATCGAATAA